CGCTGGGGGAGATGGTCAGGATCTGGGGCCGACTGGACGCGCTGGAGGAGCGGCACCACATCAACCAGGCCACGGGCGTCGGCCAGCGGGAGCCAGACCTCGGCTTCGCCTGGCCCGCCTACCGCTGGGCCCAGGGTCATGCTCTGGACGCGGTGCTGCGCGACGCGGACATGCCCGCGGGCGACTTCGTGCGCTGGTGCAAGCAGGTCATCGACGTCCTCGGCCAGGTCGCGGCGGCGGCGCCCGAGGGCGGGACCGTGGCGGCCAACGCCCGCAAGGCCGTCGACAAGATGCTGCGCGGGGTGGTGGCGTACAGCTCCGTCGGGTAGGCGGGCGCTGTCCGTCCCCCCGGCGCTGTGCCCGTGCTCGGTTGGCCGATGCGCGGTTTCCCGTGCCCGTCCCCGGGTGCTCAGGGCCGCAGGGAGGTCAGCAGGCGGGTGAGCGAGCCGCCGAGGCCCCAGCGCGCGTTGAGCGCGTCCAGGGCCTCGGGGGCGCGCGGCTCGGTGGGCAGCGCCGCGTCGCGCTCCGGCAGCGGCACGTCCCGCGCGACCCGCACCACGCGGGGGGCGACGGCCAGATAGGGCCTGGCCTCCGTCAGGCGCTTGCGCTGCGCCGGGGTGAACGCGGTGCCGCCCGGCTCGTCCAGCGCGGCCAGGATGCCGGCCAGGTCGCCGTGGCGCTCCAGCAGCCTGGCGGCCGTCTTCTCACCGATACCGGGAACGCCCGGCAGTCCGTCGCTCGGATCGCCGCGCAGCAGCGCCAGATCGGCGTAGCCGGGGCCGTCGACCCCGTACTTCTCGCGCAGCGCCGCCTCGTCGAACGCGGCCAGGTTGGCCATGCCCTTCACCGGGTAGAGCACGCGCACGCCGCGCGCGTCGTCGATGAGCTGGAACAGGTCCCGGTCGCCGGTCACGATGTCCACCGGCCCGGTGGCCCGGCCGGTGAGGGTGCCGATGACGTCGTCGGCCTCGTAGCCGGGGGCGCCGAGCCGGGTGATGCCGATGGCGTCGAAGACCTCCTCGATCACCGGGACCTGGGGCGAGAGGGTGTCGGGCACGACCTCGGTGTCCGGCCCGTCCGGGGCCTCCTCGGCGACGCGGTGCGCCTTGTAGGAGGGGATCAGCTCCACCCGCCAGGCCGGGCGCCAGTCGTCGTCGAAGCAGGCGACGAGATCGTCGGGCCGGTGGTCGAGAACGAGGCGGGCGACGAAGTCCAGCAGGCCGCGCACGGCGTTGACGGGCGTGCCGTCGGGGGCGCGCACCGACTCCGGGACGCCGAAGTAGGCCCGGAAGTAGAGCGAGGCGGTGTCGAGCAGCATCAGTCGTCTGGTCACACAGGGATCATGCCGTAAGACGGGTGCCGGGCACGGCGAGCCCCCGGTAGGGGAAACGGGCCGGAAAAGTCCTTTGGTAAGCTAAGTTTTGACCTTTTCTTGACCTGGGCTTGACTCTTTTGGTCCCGGACCGACAGCCGCACGCCAGGAGGAACCATCCACGCGGACACCCTGCTCGCCATGGGCGGCGCCTTCGTCGCTGCCGCCGTCCTCGCCCGGCTCGGCAGCCGCATCGGGCTGCCGACCATCCCGCTGTTCATCCTCGCCGGGATCCTGCTCGGCCCCAACACCCCCGGGTATGTGCTGGTGGAGGACCCGCACGAGCTGGAGATGCTCTCGGCGCTCGGTCTCGTGCTGTTGCTGTTCTACCTCGGGCTCGAATTCCACATCGACGATCTGAAGAGCGGCGGCCGGAAGATGGCGGCGGCGGGCGGCGCGTATCTCGCGCTGAACGTGGGGGCCGGGCTGGCGTTCGGCTTCGGCCTGGGCTGGGGCACCGAGGAGGCGCTGGTCCTCGCCGGGGTCCTCGGAATCTCGTCGTCCGCGATCGTCACCAAGGTGCTGGTCGACCTGAATCGCATCAACAACCCGGAGACCAGGCCGATTCTGGGCATCATCGTGGTGGAGGACGTCTTCCTCGCCCTGTATCTGGCGGCCCTGCAGCCGGTCATCTCCGGTGCGGACAACCTGGGTTCGACGGTGTGGGACTTCGGGAAGGCATTCGGCTTCCTGCTGCTGCTGGCGGTCGCCGCCCGTTGGGGAACGGGGATC
Above is a window of Streptomyces sp. NBC_01803 DNA encoding:
- a CDS encoding cation:proton antiporter; the encoded protein is MGGAFVAAAVLARLGSRIGLPTIPLFILAGILLGPNTPGYVLVEDPHELEMLSALGLVLLLFYLGLEFHIDDLKSGGRKMAAAGGAYLALNVGAGLAFGFGLGWGTEEALVLAGVLGISSSAIVTKVLVDLNRINNPETRPILGIIVVEDVFLALYLAALQPVISGADNLGSTVWDFGKAFGFLLLLAVAARWGTGIVGRMFATKDDELLVISFLGAAVLVAGVAEKFGVADAIAAFMVGLILGNTGSGERILHMVHPLRDAFAAIFFFAFGLSIDPGDLPTVIWPVLIALLVTVSMNLLAGLLTGRIYGFGPKPSAHVATTLLARGEFALILATMAAGAGLDERLSPFIAGYVLILAVIAPLAAGRSHWLARVLPGGRAWSRAGTGVER
- a CDS encoding 5'-3' exonuclease; this translates as MLLDTASLYFRAYFGVPESVRAPDGTPVNAVRGLLDFVARLVLDHRPDDLVACFDDDWRPAWRVELIPSYKAHRVAEEAPDGPDTEVVPDTLSPQVPVIEEVFDAIGITRLGAPGYEADDVIGTLTGRATGPVDIVTGDRDLFQLIDDARGVRVLYPVKGMANLAAFDEAALREKYGVDGPGYADLALLRGDPSDGLPGVPGIGEKTAARLLERHGDLAGILAALDEPGGTAFTPAQRKRLTEARPYLAVAPRVVRVARDVPLPERDAALPTEPRAPEALDALNARWGLGGSLTRLLTSLRP